Proteins from one Vibrio pomeroyi genomic window:
- a CDS encoding L-serine ammonia-lyase → MLSIFDIYKIGVGPSSSHTNGPMIAGFNFTQKIEPVLGQVTRIQIDLYGSLSLTGIGHHTDRATLLGLLGNRPDTIKITSANAAMRKAIEDKSLMVSGNHEIHFDVESDLLFHKTNLPLHENGMTISAFDESGSLLDMETYYSIGGGFIATADELQNGKQESETQVEFPFSSADQLLELSDQNGMSLGGLVLRNEVSFQGMDVIDQKADQIWKVMSLCMQRGFDTEGILDGGLEVTRRAPALLKKLEANASIENDPMEIMDWINLFAFAVSEENAAGGQVVTSPTNGAAGVIPAVLMYYHRFIKELDTKQLKDFLAVSGAIGILYKTNASISGAEVGCQGEVGVSSSMAAAGLTALRGGSNEQICIAAEIAMEHSLGMTCDPIGGLVQVPCIERNAMGAMKAINASRMALKRTSKCLISLDKVIETMYQTGKDMNKKYRETSLGGLAVIHMAPPCE, encoded by the coding sequence ATGCTGTCTATTTTTGACATTTACAAAATCGGGGTCGGGCCTTCCAGCTCCCATACCAACGGACCAATGATCGCTGGGTTCAATTTTACCCAAAAGATTGAACCTGTACTTGGTCAAGTTACCCGTATTCAAATTGACTTATACGGCTCATTGTCACTAACAGGTATTGGTCACCACACCGACCGTGCAACCCTGTTAGGCCTACTTGGCAACCGCCCTGATACGATCAAAATAACCAGCGCTAATGCGGCCATGCGTAAAGCGATTGAAGATAAATCTTTAATGGTGAGTGGCAACCATGAAATTCATTTCGATGTAGAGAGCGACCTGCTCTTCCACAAAACCAACCTACCCCTTCATGAAAACGGCATGACTATCTCTGCCTTTGATGAAAGTGGCAGCCTTCTGGATATGGAAACTTACTATTCGATTGGCGGTGGCTTTATCGCAACCGCTGATGAGCTTCAAAATGGCAAGCAAGAGTCAGAAACACAAGTTGAATTCCCCTTCTCTTCTGCCGACCAATTGCTTGAACTGTCCGACCAAAATGGAATGAGCCTTGGTGGTTTAGTCCTACGCAACGAAGTGTCATTCCAAGGCATGGATGTGATCGACCAAAAAGCCGACCAAATTTGGAAGGTAATGTCTCTGTGTATGCAACGCGGTTTTGACACCGAAGGTATCCTTGATGGTGGTCTAGAAGTCACACGTCGTGCGCCTGCGCTTTTGAAAAAGCTGGAAGCGAATGCCTCTATTGAAAACGATCCAATGGAGATTATGGATTGGATCAACCTATTTGCTTTTGCGGTGAGTGAAGAGAATGCCGCGGGTGGTCAAGTAGTAACATCACCGACCAACGGTGCTGCTGGTGTTATTCCTGCAGTATTAATGTACTACCATCGTTTCATCAAGGAACTGGACACTAAACAACTGAAAGACTTCTTAGCGGTGTCTGGTGCTATCGGTATCCTATACAAAACCAATGCGTCTATTTCTGGCGCTGAAGTGGGTTGTCAGGGTGAAGTTGGTGTATCTTCTTCGATGGCTGCGGCTGGCTTAACTGCCCTACGCGGCGGTAGTAACGAGCAGATCTGTATTGCGGCTGAGATTGCAATGGAGCACTCTCTGGGCATGACATGCGACCCAATCGGCGGGCTAGTACAGGTACCGTGTATTGAACGTAACGCTATGGGTGCGATGAAAGCCATCAACGCATCACGTATGGCACTAAAACGTACAAGTAAGTGTCTTATCTCGTTAGACAAGGTTATTGAAACCATGTACCAAACAGGTAAAGACATGAACAAGAAGTACCGTGAAACGTCTCTAGGCGGTCTAGCGGTGATTCACATGGCACCACCGTGTGAATAA
- a CDS encoding YdcF family protein: protein MSINHLLIVLGKRLNENKLTDEGTSRVDALVGYLTELLVEESNQQTAVAFCGGVTKRQTLSEADAMHQYFRELEAQREHLFNLGAILLEQRSTNTVENIQNLASEMIESGLFTRGQSVKVTFVSNDYHLQRIFEIQTLMDEQGLLKVLIEKCSALGVELQIDLKLESHIPVPYPYQTTQGQLFLLMDALTTYRVYLEGVSAGAFQRDLDTVRKEPERLSVEALAKAKELLGRSPLFSIVGSLLPVLECCIQQTPVDTDTKKVREYLALLDTNLTLLNRYLDPESDHTHRWWR from the coding sequence ATGAGCATTAATCACCTCCTTATTGTGCTGGGTAAGCGACTTAATGAGAATAAATTGACTGATGAAGGAACCAGTCGAGTTGATGCTTTAGTTGGGTATCTGACGGAGCTTTTGGTCGAAGAGTCGAATCAGCAAACGGCCGTTGCATTTTGTGGCGGGGTAACAAAGAGACAAACTCTCTCTGAAGCGGATGCAATGCACCAGTATTTTCGAGAGCTTGAAGCTCAGCGTGAACATCTATTTAACTTGGGTGCAATCTTGCTTGAGCAACGCTCAACAAATACGGTGGAGAACATTCAGAATTTGGCTTCTGAAATGATCGAGAGCGGGCTGTTTACTCGCGGGCAGAGTGTGAAAGTAACGTTTGTTTCTAACGATTATCACCTGCAACGTATCTTTGAGATTCAAACGCTGATGGACGAGCAAGGATTGCTTAAGGTGCTTATTGAAAAGTGTTCAGCGCTGGGTGTAGAGCTACAGATAGATCTCAAGTTGGAATCTCATATTCCAGTGCCATACCCGTACCAAACGACTCAAGGCCAACTGTTTTTGTTGATGGATGCACTAACTACGTACCGAGTTTATCTTGAAGGCGTAAGCGCAGGGGCGTTTCAACGAGATTTAGATACGGTGAGGAAAGAGCCTGAAAGACTTTCCGTTGAAGCGTTAGCGAAAGCAAAAGAATTGCTAGGGCGTTCACCCCTTTTTAGTATCGTGGGAAGCCTGCTTCCAGTATTGGAATGTTGTATTCAACAGACTCCGGTGGATACGGACACAAAAAAAGTCAGGGAATATCTAGCACTACTAGACACTAACCTGACTTTATTGAATCGATATTTAGATCCTGAATCGGATCACACACATCGCTGGTGGCGATAA
- a CDS encoding DUF333 domain-containing protein has product MKKIGLMAVFAVVLGGCANDYAEYSEGQRVSVANPAAVYCVQQDGELDTVTENNQRTTYCVFDDGERIEQWEYYRNNHEQEAEK; this is encoded by the coding sequence ATGAAGAAAATTGGTTTGATGGCTGTATTTGCCGTTGTATTAGGCGGTTGTGCAAACGACTATGCAGAATATAGCGAAGGCCAACGTGTTTCAGTCGCTAACCCAGCTGCGGTTTATTGTGTTCAACAGGACGGTGAATTAGATACGGTGACTGAAAACAATCAACGTACCACTTACTGTGTATTCGATGACGGTGAGCGCATTGAACAGTGGGAGTACTACCGCAATAACCACGAGCAAGAAGCTGAAAAGTAA
- a CDS encoding NUDIX domain-containing protein: protein MRHLKTTIHPDIDHLDNKTVYKRNAARAIVLDGEDILMLYTERYHDYTIPGGGLDEGEDVIAGMVRELEEETGAKNIHSIKPFGIFEEFRPWYKDDADMMHMISYCYSCKIDRELGETAYEDYEVKNGMKPVWMNIHEAIAHNEKTMAESPKKGMSIERETFLLHLIAKEML, encoded by the coding sequence ATGAGACACCTAAAAACCACTATCCACCCTGATATCGACCATCTAGACAATAAAACGGTATATAAGCGCAACGCAGCCCGTGCGATTGTGTTGGATGGCGAAGACATTTTGATGCTTTATACAGAGCGTTATCACGACTACACCATTCCTGGTGGCGGTTTGGATGAGGGTGAAGATGTTATTGCAGGCATGGTTCGTGAACTGGAAGAAGAGACGGGTGCGAAGAACATTCACAGCATCAAGCCATTCGGTATCTTTGAAGAATTTCGTCCTTGGTATAAAGACGACGCAGATATGATGCACATGATCTCTTACTGCTACTCATGCAAGATCGACCGTGAGCTTGGTGAAACGGCTTACGAAGATTACGAAGTCAAAAACGGAATGAAGCCGGTGTGGATGAATATCCATGAAGCGATTGCTCATAATGAAAAAACGATGGCTGAAAGTCCTAAAAAGGGCATGAGTATTGAGCGCGAGACGTTTTTGTTGCATTTGATCGCAAAAGAAATGCTTTAA
- a CDS encoding LruC domain-containing protein yields the protein MKYKQIIYLIGAIVSVPVHATIVDLDFSNHVESTNGSSGWAGPTYDGASMHFLNVGTHDGKTIDAKVSSSVFGDATFMFHAPNYKEGSTQPSGDIGFLYQTNSAGSAGLIYTFEFFDGTDGLSGTFSVPYTVPEFEMIGYDIDGEPVQSEQVRVFKSEGFFSYQLGSASASLTAEESADGTSVLFTGPGTNYSETDTSGAVKFIYKNTSIVTLQFETVTSSSSSFPNPIFSAFDGNWDLSGFTTPIESSDESDFGDAPDTYGTLQASNGAEHAVSSTLYLGASIDTDSDGQPGALSNGDDLDVDGNDDDGITLLTNLEIGLDSLINVNVVGNGYLQAWADWDLSGTFDDDEQILKNHSVVEGGQVVPIRVADDASVGTVQTRFRLASSPNIPSDGYVGDGEVEDYVFNVTDPGTTIQHSNYYTAAFEDNWPEVGDFDLNDVVVYYRTTIMSKDDAVLRMDISGSIMAYGASYGNGLGWKLSGFDESDVDLQTARVQKNGATRVNISPFTGEDKSVASPGGDLVVVASLNLRNDIPINDECMFHRTNPSCNPSLESDQMTFSISLPFNDDDQPTVSSLLPLSGFDPFIFGPGEGYYHGSSFTGSPGKDLEIHTADLPPTSRGTLVSDFYGVAQDDSDPDSGKYYRTTQNMPWGILISSPWNHPSEYIDISEAFPDFAEWATTGGSSKPTWYLNPNSDKTWSTED from the coding sequence ATGAAATACAAGCAAATTATCTATCTCATTGGCGCAATAGTTAGCGTCCCAGTCCACGCAACCATCGTGGATTTGGATTTTTCAAACCACGTAGAGTCAACGAACGGAAGTAGTGGTTGGGCGGGACCAACCTACGATGGTGCCTCCATGCACTTTCTCAATGTCGGCACACATGACGGAAAGACCATTGATGCTAAGGTATCCAGTAGCGTATTTGGTGATGCAACGTTTATGTTCCATGCTCCCAACTACAAAGAAGGCTCAACTCAGCCCTCTGGTGATATTGGATTCCTCTATCAGACTAACTCAGCCGGGTCTGCAGGTTTGATTTATACCTTTGAGTTCTTTGACGGAACTGATGGTCTGTCTGGCACCTTCTCTGTGCCATACACAGTTCCAGAATTTGAAATGATCGGTTACGACATTGACGGCGAGCCCGTTCAGTCAGAGCAAGTACGAGTATTTAAAAGTGAAGGCTTTTTCAGTTATCAATTGGGTAGTGCAAGTGCCAGCTTGACCGCCGAAGAGAGTGCTGATGGAACATCCGTTCTATTTACAGGCCCAGGTACTAACTACTCAGAAACTGACACATCAGGTGCGGTTAAATTCATCTATAAAAACACTTCTATTGTTACCTTACAGTTTGAAACCGTCACTTCTAGCAGTAGTAGTTTTCCCAACCCAATCTTCTCAGCGTTCGATGGTAACTGGGACTTAAGTGGCTTTACTACGCCAATTGAGAGTTCTGACGAGTCTGATTTTGGTGACGCTCCAGACACTTATGGAACGTTACAAGCAAGCAATGGTGCAGAACATGCTGTCTCTTCAACGCTTTATCTAGGGGCTAGCATCGATACAGATTCTGACGGACAACCGGGCGCCTTATCAAACGGCGATGACTTAGATGTTGACGGGAATGATGATGACGGTATTACGTTGCTGACTAACCTAGAAATCGGGTTGGATAGCCTCATTAACGTTAATGTAGTGGGTAATGGTTACCTACAAGCTTGGGCTGACTGGGACTTGAGTGGTACTTTCGATGATGATGAGCAAATCTTGAAGAACCATTCGGTTGTCGAAGGTGGACAAGTGGTTCCAATTCGAGTGGCTGATGATGCGAGTGTGGGGACTGTACAAACACGTTTCCGTCTAGCGAGCAGCCCTAACATCCCAAGTGATGGTTACGTTGGTGACGGGGAAGTCGAGGATTACGTGTTCAACGTGACTGATCCGGGAACCACAATTCAACACTCTAACTACTACACTGCAGCGTTCGAAGATAACTGGCCTGAAGTGGGTGACTTCGACTTAAACGATGTTGTCGTTTACTACCGAACTACCATTATGAGTAAAGATGATGCTGTATTGCGTATGGATATTAGCGGTAGCATCATGGCCTACGGCGCCTCTTACGGTAATGGTTTAGGTTGGAAACTGAGTGGCTTTGATGAGTCGGATGTTGACTTGCAGACTGCCAGAGTGCAGAAAAACGGCGCAACTCGTGTGAATATTTCACCGTTCACGGGCGAAGATAAATCGGTTGCATCACCAGGAGGAGACCTTGTTGTTGTCGCTTCACTGAACTTGAGAAATGATATCCCGATCAACGATGAGTGTATGTTCCACCGTACTAACCCGTCTTGTAATCCGTCTCTTGAGTCTGACCAAATGACGTTCAGTATCTCACTACCGTTTAACGACGACGATCAACCAACGGTGAGTTCACTTTTACCATTGAGTGGTTTCGACCCGTTCATCTTTGGTCCAGGTGAAGGATATTACCATGGTTCTAGTTTTACTGGCTCTCCGGGTAAAGATCTGGAAATTCACACAGCGGATCTTCCACCAACGTCACGTGGTACGTTAGTGAGCGACTTTTACGGTGTGGCACAAGATGATTCAGATCCAGATAGTGGAAAATACTACCGAACTACGCAGAACATGCCTTGGGGTATCTTAATTTCATCTCCTTGGAATCACCCATCCGAGTACATAGACATCAGTGAAGCGTTCCCAGATTTTGCGGAGTGGGCTACTACTGGCGGTTCTTCTAAACCGACTTGGTATTTAAACCCTAACTCAGACAAAACTTGGTCTACTGAAGACTAA
- a CDS encoding ABC transporter ATP-binding protein/permease, whose protein sequence is MTKRQFIAHYLRMNRTSYLLAIVFIFLVNWLQVEIPRYIQLAIDLIDDASSTGHQQLQTYVWIVVGMSVAMVVVRILSRIYALNPGRITEAALKSTLLQKLNRLPSSFHERFASGRLISIINNDLGGIRLMFGVGFLQFFNALLALSLTPLYMWRISPELTLYSIIPISIAFVIFRVGFKRMKTLHLEHMKRLQNLSAQLMSYLSGIDLIKSQQMSPWVKAETEKLNQLLLECRLKITRIQVFFMPVLDYANDLMKIIILGLGGFMLMRQELTLGEITAFLTYSVLLAMPLMQLGRIATIYQRGMVGIQSAQTILNAKVPELDEEKLSELDVESLKGKTFSVRNLSFSYTGEERLILDDISFDIPAGKKVGVLGGIGAGKTTLVNCLNHHLDVPEGSVFLGEKDVTSFSRSDLRRYVKTVTQDPYLFSATVEDNIRFGSLDTDLAKSQVDEVLELSQLASDVTRFEHGDQTLVGEKGIMLSGGQKQRLSIARALLQPTDLIIMDNVLSAVDYETERKILEGLFKRLENQSVLVVSHRVNALEYMDEIIVLNEGKVIAKGDHATLLKTCPYYYETWQLQQNETEAAAC, encoded by the coding sequence ATGACTAAAAGACAGTTTATTGCCCATTACTTGCGCATGAATCGCACCTCTTATTTGTTGGCGATTGTGTTCATTTTTCTCGTTAACTGGTTACAAGTAGAGATCCCTCGTTATATTCAATTGGCGATAGATTTAATTGATGATGCCTCTTCAACAGGTCACCAACAGCTTCAAACCTATGTTTGGATTGTGGTAGGCATGTCGGTCGCTATGGTTGTCGTGCGCATCTTATCGCGGATCTATGCGTTGAACCCTGGGCGCATCACAGAGGCTGCGCTCAAAAGTACACTGCTACAAAAGCTGAATCGCTTACCAAGTAGTTTTCATGAACGCTTCGCATCAGGTCGTTTGATTTCAATCATCAATAATGACCTTGGTGGGATCCGTTTGATGTTCGGCGTGGGCTTTTTGCAGTTCTTCAATGCGTTGCTTGCTTTGTCGCTGACGCCTCTTTACATGTGGCGTATCTCACCAGAATTAACGCTTTACTCGATTATTCCTATCTCAATCGCTTTTGTGATTTTCCGAGTGGGCTTCAAGCGTATGAAAACACTGCACTTAGAGCACATGAAGCGCCTGCAAAACCTGTCTGCTCAGTTAATGAGTTACCTATCTGGGATTGATCTGATCAAGAGCCAGCAGATGTCACCTTGGGTGAAGGCGGAAACCGAAAAGCTCAATCAACTGTTGCTTGAATGCCGCCTTAAGATCACTCGCATTCAAGTCTTCTTCATGCCGGTGCTCGATTACGCCAATGACCTGATGAAAATTATTATTCTTGGTTTGGGTGGTTTCATGTTGATGAGACAGGAGCTCACACTGGGTGAGATAACCGCTTTTCTAACTTACTCGGTTTTGCTCGCAATGCCATTGATGCAACTTGGTCGAATCGCGACGATTTATCAGCGTGGCATGGTCGGAATTCAGAGTGCGCAAACCATTCTTAACGCCAAAGTACCAGAGCTAGATGAAGAAAAGCTCTCTGAATTAGATGTTGAATCGCTGAAGGGAAAAACGTTCTCTGTTCGCAATCTTAGCTTTAGTTACACGGGTGAAGAACGCTTGATCCTTGATGACATCAGCTTTGATATTCCTGCGGGTAAAAAAGTGGGTGTGCTAGGCGGAATCGGAGCAGGTAAAACGACATTAGTGAACTGTTTGAATCATCACCTAGACGTTCCAGAAGGCTCAGTGTTCCTTGGTGAAAAAGATGTCACTAGTTTCTCGCGCAGTGATTTACGTCGTTATGTGAAAACCGTTACTCAAGACCCTTACCTGTTCTCAGCGACTGTCGAAGATAATATCCGTTTTGGTAGCTTGGATACTGATTTGGCCAAGAGTCAAGTTGATGAAGTATTAGAGCTTAGCCAATTGGCCAGTGATGTGACTCGCTTTGAACATGGCGACCAAACCTTGGTTGGTGAGAAGGGCATCATGTTGTCCGGTGGTCAGAAGCAGCGCTTGAGTATTGCGCGTGCTCTGCTGCAACCAACCGACTTAATCATCATGGATAATGTGCTGTCTGCGGTCGACTATGAGACAGAAAGAAAGATCTTAGAAGGCTTGTTTAAACGACTGGAAAATCAGTCGGTTCTGGTAGTGTCACATCGCGTCAATGCCCTTGAATATATGGATGAAATTATTGTGTTGAATGAAGGTAAGGTAATTGCCAAGGGCGACCATGCCACGCTACTCAAAACCTGTCCTTACTACTATGAGACATGGCAGCTACAACAGAATGAAACGGAGGCCGCAGCATGTTAA
- a CDS encoding ABC transporter ATP-binding protein/permease yields the protein MLKGVDLKYLKHFFKFAKKYKGSAILGIAMLPLSVITSLLFPWLIIQVIDVHLSHGDMDGLLEYVFYLVAVLVASYVVDTTYSYNLRKTGQYTITDMRSVLFARVLKLPRSYFDNTPIGVTLSRLTSDLETIGETFVQSVVGLVKDSINTIALLVMMFFIDWQLTLIVLIIMPPVMYLTVYVRNRLRALYKVTRSSLARGIGFLQEVLFGMKTVQMYRAEEQVEQRYQGYTDEFLKAQKKINKYDAILFSFISGITSITIAIMIWYGSGQVIEGALTLGVLIAFINTLEKVFVPIRDFTSQIASIQSSFAAFDHIEELFVEPTEEEGRNLLPSNKVQKQLEQFVTLEFKNVSFRYKDDAPYVLNNVSFVLEKGHQIALVGSTGSGKSTILRLISKTYQDYEGSILLNGIELSQISSEDSAHLFSMMMQDVHLFEETIQFNIALGKEHLSRNEVEQAARYVYADKFIEQLPQGYDFRLEKNGANLSVGQTQLISFARAVAQGGQLMMLDEATSSVDSITEDLIQKAMQRLFKEKTVIAIAHRLSTVRHSDTILVLEKGEIVEQGNHQQLVAHNGIYAGLLKESIVETRDSQVTVA from the coding sequence ATGTTAAAGGGTGTTGATCTCAAGTACCTCAAGCACTTTTTTAAGTTTGCTAAGAAATACAAAGGCTCTGCCATTCTGGGTATTGCGATGCTTCCGCTGTCGGTCATCACGAGCTTGTTGTTTCCTTGGCTGATCATTCAAGTGATCGACGTCCATCTAAGTCATGGTGATATGGATGGGTTGCTCGAGTACGTTTTCTACTTAGTTGCCGTGCTGGTGGCGAGTTACGTGGTGGATACCACTTATTCGTATAACTTGCGTAAAACAGGTCAATACACGATAACTGACATGCGCTCTGTGTTGTTTGCTCGCGTGCTTAAACTGCCGCGTAGCTATTTTGACAATACGCCAATAGGTGTCACGCTTTCGCGCTTGACGAGTGATTTAGAGACCATCGGCGAGACCTTTGTTCAATCGGTTGTCGGTTTAGTGAAAGACAGTATCAACACCATTGCTTTGTTGGTGATGATGTTCTTCATTGATTGGCAGCTGACGTTGATAGTATTGATCATCATGCCGCCCGTGATGTACTTAACGGTGTACGTGCGAAACCGACTTCGTGCTCTGTATAAAGTCACGCGTTCTTCACTTGCTCGCGGTATTGGCTTTCTACAAGAAGTTCTGTTTGGCATGAAAACGGTTCAGATGTACCGAGCGGAAGAACAAGTCGAGCAGCGTTACCAAGGCTATACCGATGAGTTTTTGAAAGCGCAGAAAAAGATCAATAAGTACGATGCGATTCTGTTTTCGTTTATCTCTGGCATTACCTCAATCACTATCGCGATCATGATTTGGTACGGTTCTGGACAAGTGATCGAAGGGGCACTCACCTTGGGTGTGCTGATTGCGTTCATCAACACCTTAGAGAAAGTGTTTGTTCCGATTCGTGATTTCACCTCACAAATTGCTTCGATTCAGAGCTCATTTGCTGCGTTCGACCACATCGAAGAGCTGTTTGTTGAGCCGACGGAAGAAGAAGGTCGCAACTTACTGCCATCTAACAAGGTTCAAAAACAGCTCGAACAGTTTGTGACCTTAGAATTTAAGAACGTAAGCTTCCGCTATAAAGACGACGCTCCGTACGTTCTAAATAATGTTTCGTTTGTATTGGAGAAAGGGCATCAAATCGCGCTTGTGGGTTCGACTGGCTCAGGTAAGTCTACGATTCTGCGTTTAATATCTAAAACCTATCAAGACTATGAAGGCAGTATTCTGCTTAATGGTATCGAGTTGTCGCAGATTTCAAGTGAAGACTCTGCTCACTTGTTCTCGATGATGATGCAAGATGTGCATCTATTTGAAGAGACGATTCAGTTCAATATTGCACTGGGTAAGGAACATCTCTCAAGAAACGAGGTTGAGCAAGCTGCGCGTTATGTTTATGCGGATAAGTTTATCGAGCAGTTGCCACAAGGCTATGATTTCCGTTTAGAGAAGAATGGTGCCAACCTATCTGTAGGGCAAACGCAGCTTATCTCCTTTGCACGAGCAGTCGCACAAGGTGGACAACTGATGATGCTTGATGAGGCAACCAGTTCGGTAGATTCCATCACCGAAGACTTGATTCAAAAAGCGATGCAGCGCCTGTTCAAAGAAAAAACCGTGATTGCAATTGCCCACCGCCTCAGCACTGTTCGCCACTCTGACACTATTCTGGTATTGGAAAAGGGTGAAATTGTTGAACAAGGTAATCATCAACAGTTGGTCGCACATAATGGCATTTATGCCGGCTTGTTGAAGGAATCAATTGTGGAAACGAGAGACTCTCAAGTAACGGTTGCCTGA